A window of the Halopseudomonas phragmitis genome harbors these coding sequences:
- a CDS encoding C40 family peptidase encodes MRLNIWPMMVLALLLVGCSGTPKMAPEVPAVAAPIDPVQSDVLFRAFSLIGTPYRYGGSSPDTGFDCSGLIHYVYREAAGMSLPRTTSGLNALQSQAPANALRPGDLVLFAMGGRRVDHAGIYVGEGRFLHAPSTGGRVRVDELQASHWQRTFKGARRVLD; translated from the coding sequence ATGCGTTTGAACATATGGCCGATGATGGTCTTGGCGTTGTTGCTGGTGGGCTGTTCCGGTACGCCGAAAATGGCACCGGAGGTACCAGCCGTCGCTGCCCCGATTGACCCTGTTCAAAGCGATGTGCTGTTCCGGGCCTTCAGCCTGATCGGCACCCCTTACCGTTATGGTGGCAGCTCACCCGATACCGGATTTGATTGCAGTGGCCTGATTCATTATGTCTATCGCGAAGCGGCCGGTATGAGCCTGCCGCGCACCACCTCGGGGCTGAATGCCCTGCAAAGCCAGGCTCCGGCCAATGCGCTGCGCCCTGGTGATCTGGTGCTGTTTGCCATGGGCGGGCGGCGAGTCGATCATGCCGGGATATACGTCGGTGAGGGCCGGTTCCTGCATGCCCCCAGCACGGGCGGGCGGGTTCGGGTCGACGAGTTGCAGGCCAGTCACTGGCAGCGCACGTTCAAGGGCGCTCGGCGGGTTCTGGACTAA
- a CDS encoding DNA-3-methyladenine glycosylase I, translating into MKDYKWLHEFCLNRFGSEQALEALLPQPRPADELRALSDDRCLSLLALRVFRAGLKHSLVDAKWPAFEEVFFGFDPDKVVLMSSEHIERLMQDSRLIRHLGKLKSVPRNAQMILDVRAEYGSMGALVADWPATEIVALWRLLAKRGNQLGGLSAPRYLRMLGKDTFVPTNDVLAALKAQGVVDKPPSSQRDLAAVQAAFNHWQTESGRPLCQLSVMLAHTVNH; encoded by the coding sequence ATGAAGGATTACAAATGGCTCCATGAATTCTGTCTGAACCGTTTTGGCTCCGAGCAGGCCCTGGAAGCCTTGTTGCCACAGCCCAGGCCCGCTGACGAGCTGCGGGCTTTGAGTGATGACCGCTGCCTGTCACTGTTGGCGTTACGGGTGTTTCGCGCCGGGCTCAAGCACAGCTTGGTGGATGCCAAGTGGCCCGCTTTCGAGGAAGTTTTCTTCGGCTTCGATCCGGACAAGGTAGTGCTCATGAGTTCAGAGCACATTGAGCGGTTGATGCAAGATAGCCGCCTGATCCGCCACCTGGGCAAGCTCAAAAGTGTCCCGCGCAATGCCCAGATGATTCTCGATGTGCGTGCCGAGTACGGCAGCATGGGGGCGCTGGTTGCGGATTGGCCGGCAACCGAAATCGTTGCGTTGTGGCGGCTTCTGGCCAAGCGTGGTAACCAACTGGGCGGGCTATCGGCACCACGCTATCTGCGGATGCTTGGCAAGGATACCTTCGTTCCGACCAATGATGTGTTGGCGGCGCTCAAGGCGCAGGGAGTGGTCGACAAGCCGCCAAGCAGTCAGCGTGATCTGGCGGCGGTGCAAGCGGCGTTCAATCACTGGCAGACTGAGAGTGGCCGTCCACTGTGTCAGTTGTCGGTGATGCTCGCCCATACCGTCAACCACTGA